The DNA region AGCGGGGTAATGACGGTTGTATCAATGTGATAAAGGAGATGGTAAAGAATGCCCATGAAAACGAATATCGAAGAAATCATTCTGCATGTTGCCCGTGTCATGATCGATGAGCTCAAACTCGAAGACATCACCCCGGAAGGGTTCGACCCCGACATTGATCTGGTTGATGAAATCGGAATTGACAGCATGGACCTGGCAACGGTTGCGCTGGTCTTGCGGGACCACTATGCGATTCGAATCGAGGAAGACGATTATCCCAAACTGACCAATGTGCGATTGATTGCCGAGTATATCGAACAAAAGCTGAGCGAAAAGTCGGTGGCCGCGGCCAATTAGGATCGGAGAAGATGATGAGCCGTATTTCCGGCAATCAGACCGGTAAAGAAACAAACAGTTTCAGGAAAGAGTGGAAATTTTCTGAAATTCTGGCCGAACGGGGCGTCCGGGAGCGGTGGGAGAAGGTCAGAAAATATTTTTTTCTGCGGGAATCCACCTATGACATGTCCAACCGCTGCAACATCCGCTGCGAAGGCTGCTATTATTACGAGGGGGACAAACAGTTTGCCGCTGAAAACAAGAACCCGGATAGCTGGCGCAGGCTCATGCAGGCTGAAAAAGCCCGGGGCATCACCTATGTCGTTCTGGCGGGGGCGGAGCCGTCCCTTGCCCCCGATCTTTGCAGGATCTGTTTCAAGGAATTTCCGCTGGGATCCATCGCCACCAACGGCCTGAAGGCCATCCCGGCGGACATCAACTTTAAAATACATATTTCAGTCTGGGGCAATGATGACACCAGCGCCAGGGTCCGCAGCGCCAAAAACATGCTGATCCGGCAGATCGAAAACTACCGCGGCGACCCAAGGGCGGTTTTCGTATACACCTTTACCAGCAACAATATCGATCAGGTCCATGAAGTGGCCGCGATCCTGGCCGAACATGGCTGCAAACTGACGTTTAACGTGTTTTCGGCACCGGTGGGATATCGCGGCGATTTGCGCCATACACCTGAAACGCTCGGGGAGACCCGCAAGGCCATGATGGACCTTTTAACGGCATATCCCGGAAACGTGCTGTTTTCGCCCTATAACGCCGTGGCCCACACCCATCGGAAAGGACTGCATGATCTCTACGGCTGTTCCTATCCGCGCAGGAATGCCTCCACCGATATCGGCCTGGGGCGGTCATTTCGGCAGTACCGCACCGATCTGAATTGGGACAGGGCTGCGGCCTGCTGTGTTCCGGATACCGACTGCGACGATTGCCGCCATTATGCCGCCGGCAGTGCGGTGGTTACGGCGCGGATGTTTCGTCATGCCGGCGATCCCCAAACGTTCAAGTCCTGGCTGGATTATGTGGATACATACCTGTCTGTCTGGGTGATGGACTATCACAAGGGCGCCAACCTTTCCGACCGAATGGCGGCGCCGC from Desulfobacterales bacterium includes:
- a CDS encoding phosphopantetheine-binding protein → MPMKTNIEEIILHVARVMIDELKLEDITPEGFDPDIDLVDEIGIDSMDLATVALVLRDHYAIRIEEDDYPKLTNVRLIAEYIEQKLSEKSVAAAN
- a CDS encoding radical SAM protein, whose product is MMSRISGNQTGKETNSFRKEWKFSEILAERGVRERWEKVRKYFFLRESTYDMSNRCNIRCEGCYYYEGDKQFAAENKNPDSWRRLMQAEKARGITYVVLAGAEPSLAPDLCRICFKEFPLGSIATNGLKAIPADINFKIHISVWGNDDTSARVRSAKNMLIRQIENYRGDPRAVFVYTFTSNNIDQVHEVAAILAEHGCKLTFNVFSAPVGYRGDLRHTPETLGETRKAMMDLLTAYPGNVLFSPYNAVAHTHRKGLHDLYGCSYPRRNASTDIGLGRSFRQYRTDLNWDRAAACCVPDTDCDDCRHYAAGSAVVTARMFRHAGDPQTFKSWLDYVDTYLSVWVMDYHKGANLSDRMAAPPENEIF